A part of Haloarchaeobius sp. HME9146 genomic DNA contains:
- a CDS encoding ABC transporter ATP-binding protein: MTRPVVEATDLTKRFDDTLAVDTVSLDVHSGEVLGLLGPNGAGKSTLLDMCVGYTRPTSGTVRVFDSDPVTGGAAIRERVGIVPDGYGLYRDWTGRAHLDYFIESNDLDVDPEEVLDRVGLLDAIDRPAAEYSAGMRKRLVLATAIAGDPPLLLLDEPSAGLDPEGMRRLREIVSTQANRGTTVVVSSHQLGQLESFCTRVAVMRDGAIQRIKDVDAFDTDEQSTSVLRLLVEAVPADLGTTVESLDGVEDVQVQGCRVSVTCVGRSKKAVLDAVEATGTTIRDFDVDSRTLESLFFEVTEEGTA, from the coding sequence ATGACACGACCGGTCGTCGAAGCGACCGACCTGACGAAACGGTTCGACGACACGCTTGCAGTCGACACCGTCTCGCTCGACGTCCATTCAGGAGAGGTCCTCGGCCTGCTCGGGCCGAACGGAGCGGGCAAGTCGACACTACTCGACATGTGCGTCGGCTACACCCGGCCGACCAGTGGAACCGTCCGCGTGTTCGACTCCGACCCAGTCACCGGCGGTGCGGCCATCCGCGAACGCGTCGGTATCGTCCCGGACGGCTACGGACTCTACCGGGACTGGACCGGGCGAGCCCATCTGGACTACTTCATCGAGTCCAACGACCTCGACGTCGACCCGGAGGAGGTCCTCGACCGGGTCGGCCTCCTCGACGCGATAGACCGCCCGGCTGCCGAATACTCCGCAGGGATGCGAAAGCGACTGGTGCTGGCGACAGCGATCGCCGGCGACCCACCGCTGTTGCTCCTCGACGAGCCCTCGGCCGGACTCGACCCGGAAGGCATGCGACGCCTCAGGGAGATCGTGTCGACGCAGGCGAACCGCGGGACGACGGTCGTCGTCTCCAGTCACCAGCTCGGCCAGCTGGAGAGCTTCTGTACGCGCGTCGCCGTGATGCGAGATGGCGCGATTCAGCGCATCAAAGACGTCGATGCGTTCGACACCGACGAGCAGTCGACGAGCGTCCTTCGACTCCTGGTCGAGGCCGTTCCCGCCGACCTCGGGACGACCGTGGAATCGCTCGACGGCGTCGAAGACGTCCAGGTGCAGGGGTGTCGTGTCTCGGTGACCTGCGTCGGTCGCAGCAAGAAAGCCGTCCTGGACGCCGTCGAGGCGACCGGGACCACCATCCGCGACTTCGACGTCGACTCCCGGACGCTGGAGTCGCTGTTCTTCGAAGTCACCGAAGAGGGGACCGCATGA
- a CDS encoding ABC transporter permease, translating into MSRLSAVRHIFRAELSREFDPETLVGIAGVLLTGVALQFATFVIRNGQPGTDLHPSAADFLLPFRLFVPISAVLFTYATVASEQTGGTLRLLLAAPYDREEVLLGKLTSRLLLTVVPASLGVVSVAAAVAYFGPVDPKTFVLFALGTLVLGATFVSTSLFFSVTYAEDTKKALVNAAGLVVVSVFVWPVLTNVLTVLLGLPKTANAALSVTMPTSAYEHLVTAASPSLVTAVAVGALGFWCLAPFAYARTAFDGLDLA; encoded by the coding sequence ATGAGCCGTCTCTCGGCGGTTCGACACATATTCCGCGCAGAACTCTCCAGGGAGTTCGATCCGGAGACACTGGTCGGTATCGCGGGCGTACTGCTCACGGGCGTCGCGCTGCAGTTCGCGACGTTCGTCATCCGGAACGGCCAGCCCGGGACCGACCTCCACCCGTCCGCAGCAGATTTCCTCCTGCCGTTCCGCCTGTTCGTCCCGATATCGGCCGTCCTGTTCACCTACGCCACGGTCGCCAGTGAGCAGACCGGTGGGACGCTCCGACTACTGCTCGCCGCCCCCTACGACCGCGAGGAGGTGCTGCTGGGGAAGCTAACCAGCCGACTCCTGTTGACGGTCGTACCCGCGAGCCTCGGCGTGGTCTCGGTCGCCGCCGCCGTCGCGTACTTCGGTCCGGTCGACCCGAAGACGTTCGTGCTGTTCGCCCTCGGGACACTCGTACTCGGTGCCACGTTCGTGAGTACATCGCTGTTCTTTTCTGTGACGTATGCCGAGGACACGAAGAAAGCGCTGGTCAACGCGGCGGGACTCGTGGTCGTCTCCGTGTTCGTGTGGCCGGTCCTCACGAACGTCCTCACGGTCCTCCTGGGCCTCCCGAAGACCGCGAACGCTGCGCTCTCGGTGACGATGCCGACGAGTGCGTACGAGCATCTGGTCACGGCGGCGAGCCCGTCGCTCGTCACTGCCGTGGCCGTCGGCGCGCTCGGGTTCTGGTGTCTCGCCCCCTTCGCATACGCCCGAACCGCATTCGACGGACTCGACCTCGCCTGA
- the hisI gene encoding phosphoribosyl-AMP cyclohydrolase — protein sequence MTAVSLDFGDDGLVPVVAQDVETGDVVMLAYANEEAVAKTRETGRAHYYSRSRDELWEKGATSGHTQAVEEVRVDCDGDALLYRIDQTGGACHTGYRSCFYRTLDGEEVGERVFDPDDVYE from the coding sequence ATGACAGCAGTCTCGCTCGATTTCGGTGACGATGGGCTGGTTCCCGTGGTCGCCCAGGACGTCGAAACCGGCGACGTGGTGATGCTCGCGTACGCGAACGAGGAGGCGGTCGCGAAGACCCGCGAGACGGGGCGGGCGCACTACTACTCCCGGTCGCGCGACGAGCTCTGGGAGAAGGGCGCGACCAGCGGCCACACCCAGGCCGTCGAGGAGGTCCGGGTGGACTGCGACGGCGACGCCCTCCTCTATCGAATCGACCAGACGGGTGGGGCCTGCCACACCGGCTATCGCTCCTGTTTCTACCGGACCCTCGACGGCGAGGAGGTGGGAGAGCGTGTCTTCGACCCGGACGACGTCTATGAGTGA
- a CDS encoding A24 family peptidase C-terminal domain-containing protein, translating into MVDVGPLSATIPDLLRLLTVPVFAYLAYTDIQTRRVDNLTWVPLTALGVALLALDYQDAVAAGGREWRLFVITTTISVGFVVSMAYLFHFLGAFGGADARALMTMAVLYPTWPAITLAGTTFPIADPAPMRVFSFTILTNAVVWGIAYPGLLALRNTAMGQQGRRMFVGIPVRWDAIPTTHGKLLSDSDAGIGERLKSLLYPRQSGLDLDAVRMYLRWRGLTLEEARADPDRYRDPESLPDETHDPTDGAVHLGPESTAENADVATDGGVDESEDAVADVTAESPEEGDLDEETEDPWGAAAFLDDIEGDAYGTSPERLRDGLDRLVTEEELWVTPGIPFLVPVFFGLLVAFVYGDILIGALRALGLI; encoded by the coding sequence GTGGTAGACGTCGGCCCCCTCTCCGCGACGATTCCAGACCTGCTGCGCCTGCTGACGGTCCCCGTCTTCGCCTATCTGGCGTACACCGACATCCAGACGCGCCGCGTCGACAACCTGACGTGGGTTCCCCTCACGGCGCTCGGCGTCGCGCTGCTCGCGCTGGACTACCAGGACGCGGTGGCAGCCGGGGGCCGCGAGTGGCGGCTGTTCGTCATCACGACGACCATCAGCGTCGGTTTCGTCGTCTCGATGGCGTACCTGTTTCACTTCCTCGGTGCCTTCGGCGGCGCGGACGCCCGGGCGCTGATGACGATGGCGGTGCTCTATCCCACGTGGCCGGCCATCACACTCGCCGGGACGACCTTCCCCATCGCCGACCCCGCCCCGATGCGGGTGTTCTCCTTTACCATCCTCACGAACGCCGTGGTCTGGGGCATCGCCTACCCGGGGCTGCTCGCCCTGCGGAACACGGCGATGGGCCAGCAGGGACGGCGCATGTTCGTCGGGATTCCGGTCCGCTGGGACGCCATCCCGACTACCCACGGGAAGCTCCTTTCAGACTCTGATGCGGGCATCGGCGAGCGCCTCAAGAGCCTGCTGTACCCCCGCCAGTCCGGGCTGGACCTTGACGCGGTCCGGATGTACCTGCGCTGGCGCGGCCTCACGCTGGAGGAGGCCCGGGCCGACCCCGACCGATACCGTGACCCCGAGAGCCTCCCGGACGAGACGCACGACCCGACCGACGGCGCGGTCCACCTCGGACCCGAATCGACGGCCGAGAACGCGGACGTGGCGACCGACGGCGGGGTGGACGAGTCGGAAGACGCCGTGGCTGACGTGACGGCGGAATCGCCCGAAGAAGGGGACCTCGACGAAGAGACGGAGGACCCCTGGGGCGCGGCGGCCTTCCTCGACGACATCGAAGGCGACGCCTACGGGACCTCCCCCGAGCGCCTACGCGACGGGCTGGACCGGCTGGTCACCGAGGAAGAGCTGTGGGTCACGCCCGGCATCCCGTTCCTGGTGCCGGTGTTCTTCGGCCTGCTCGTCGCGTTCGTCTACGGTGACATCCTCATCGGGGCGCTGCGGGCGCTCGGATTAATCTGA
- the fer gene encoding ferredoxin Fer — protein MPTVEYLNYEVLDDQGWDMDDDDLFEKAADAGLGDEDYGSLEVNQGEYILEAAEAQGYDWPFSCRAGACANCAAIVTEGDIDMDMQQILSDEEVEEKNVRLTCIGSPAADEVRIVYNAKHLDYLQNRVI, from the coding sequence ATGCCCACGGTAGAATACCTCAATTACGAAGTGCTGGACGACCAGGGCTGGGACATGGACGACGACGACCTCTTCGAGAAAGCAGCGGACGCCGGCCTCGGTGACGAGGACTACGGCTCCCTCGAAGTCAACCAGGGCGAGTACATCCTTGAGGCCGCAGAGGCCCAGGGCTACGACTGGCCCTTCTCGTGCCGTGCCGGTGCCTGCGCGAACTGCGCAGCTATCGTCACGGAAGGTGACATCGACATGGACATGCAGCAGATCCTCTCGGACGAGGAAGTCGAGGAGAAGAACGTCCGTCTGACCTGCATCGGCAGCCCGGCTGCCGACGAGGTCAGGATCGTGTACAACGCGAAGCACCTCGACTACCTGCAGAACCGCGTCATCTGA
- a CDS encoding inorganic phosphate transporter translates to MVELLLVVGLAVAVFVGFNIGGSSTGVAFGPAVGSNSISKFWAAALMSGFALLGGWTAGREVIKTMGGRIVPAYKFTLAASVVILLFIGLALLISNLFGVPASTSMTAVGATAGMGVASGTLRWEVMGGIVSWWILAPVMAFWVCAVIGRYFYPALATRFGVDTSTGSIFERRRVAGIPLVWVAEDTSRREAISGVLVVVIGCYMAYSAGASNVANAVAPLYSIQALGEGFAFYVLIGGGAIGLGAFTIARRTLDTVGNDLTDLPLLAALIVEVVSASLITFLSLNGIPASLAVSATMSIVGLGWGRATRTTTITQAAEQAVKGDGAAQADGGPERVTGPAQKNKPKKTVGGALQADKPGESVAPIGEEKPDELAASDLFDPGTTGRVIGLWIVTPSLSAAASYLLFSVFPIYG, encoded by the coding sequence ATGGTCGAACTCCTCCTCGTCGTCGGACTCGCGGTGGCCGTGTTCGTCGGCTTCAACATCGGTGGCTCGTCCACCGGCGTCGCGTTCGGGCCAGCCGTTGGCTCGAACTCCATCTCGAAGTTCTGGGCGGCGGCCCTGATGTCCGGCTTCGCGCTCCTCGGTGGCTGGACCGCCGGTCGGGAGGTCATCAAGACGATGGGTGGGCGAATCGTCCCCGCGTACAAGTTCACCCTGGCCGCCAGCGTCGTCATCCTCCTGTTCATCGGGTTGGCACTGCTCATCTCGAACCTCTTCGGGGTCCCCGCTTCCACGTCGATGACCGCCGTAGGTGCGACCGCCGGGATGGGCGTCGCCAGCGGGACCCTCCGCTGGGAGGTGATGGGGGGCATCGTCTCGTGGTGGATCCTCGCGCCCGTGATGGCGTTCTGGGTGTGTGCAGTCATTGGACGGTACTTCTACCCGGCGCTCGCCACGCGGTTTGGTGTGGACACATCGACCGGTTCGATCTTCGAGCGTCGGCGCGTCGCTGGCATTCCACTGGTCTGGGTCGCCGAGGACACGTCGCGCCGTGAGGCTATCAGCGGCGTCCTCGTCGTCGTCATCGGCTGTTACATGGCCTACTCGGCGGGCGCGTCGAACGTCGCCAACGCGGTCGCCCCGCTGTACAGTATCCAGGCTCTGGGTGAGGGTTTCGCCTTCTACGTCCTCATCGGTGGCGGGGCCATCGGACTCGGCGCGTTCACCATCGCCCGCCGAACCCTGGACACGGTGGGCAACGACCTCACCGACTTGCCCCTGCTGGCCGCCCTCATCGTCGAGGTCGTCAGCGCGAGTCTCATCACGTTCCTCTCGCTTAACGGCATCCCAGCCTCGCTCGCGGTGTCGGCAACGATGTCCATCGTCGGGCTCGGCTGGGGCCGTGCGACCCGCACGACGACCATCACGCAGGCAGCTGAACAGGCAGTCAAGGGCGACGGTGCGGCGCAGGCTGACGGTGGTCCCGAACGAGTGACCGGCCCGGCACAAAAGAACAAGCCGAAGAAGACGGTCGGTGGCGCGCTCCAGGCCGACAAACCCGGCGAGTCGGTCGCCCCAATCGGCGAGGAGAAACCCGACGAACTCGCCGCCAGCGACCTGTTCGACCCCGGAACGACCGGCCGCGTCATCGGGCTGTGGATCGTCACGCCCAGCCTCTCGGCGGCCGCGTCGTACCTGCTGTTCTCGGTGTTCCCCATCTACGGTTGA
- the hisA gene encoding 1-(5-phosphoribosyl)-5-[(5-phosphoribosylamino)methylideneamino]imidazole-4-carboxamide isomerase, whose protein sequence is MTPFPDFAVIPAVDMQDGEVVQLVQGERGTEKTYGDPVEAAEGWVAQGANTLHLVDLDGAFEGERKNAAAVEAIREAVDVDVQLGGGIRTVEDATSLLESGVDRVILGTAAVENPDIVAEITADYPGSVMVSLDAKDGEVVVSGWTESTGLDPAEAATRYEELGAGAILFTDVDVEGKLDGVHTEPVRRVADAVDIPVVASGGVATLDDVKALRDAGAAAVVVGSALYENRFTLEEAMAAVAE, encoded by the coding sequence GTGACACCCTTCCCCGATTTCGCGGTCATTCCCGCCGTCGATATGCAGGACGGTGAGGTGGTACAGCTGGTCCAGGGCGAGCGCGGCACCGAGAAGACCTACGGCGACCCCGTCGAGGCCGCCGAGGGCTGGGTCGCCCAGGGCGCGAACACGCTCCACCTGGTCGACCTCGACGGCGCATTCGAGGGCGAGCGAAAGAACGCCGCCGCGGTCGAAGCAATCCGCGAAGCGGTCGACGTCGACGTCCAGCTCGGGGGCGGTATCCGCACGGTCGAGGACGCGACGAGCCTGCTCGAGAGCGGCGTGGACCGCGTAATCCTCGGGACCGCCGCGGTCGAGAACCCCGACATCGTCGCCGAGATAACGGCCGATTATCCGGGCAGCGTGATGGTGAGCCTCGACGCCAAGGACGGTGAGGTCGTCGTCTCCGGCTGGACCGAGAGCACCGGGCTCGACCCCGCCGAGGCCGCCACGCGCTACGAGGAACTGGGTGCCGGTGCCATCCTCTTCACGGACGTGGACGTCGAGGGGAAGCTCGACGGCGTCCACACCGAACCGGTCCGTCGCGTCGCCGACGCGGTCGACATTCCAGTGGTGGCCAGCGGGGGCGTCGCGACGCTGGACGACGTGAAGGCGCTCCGGGATGCGGGTGCGGCTGCCGTCGTCGTCGGCAGCGCACTCTACGAGAACCGGTTCACGCTCGAAGAAGCGATGGCCGCCGTCGCGGAGTAA
- the hisB gene encoding imidazoleglycerol-phosphate dehydratase HisB, whose protein sequence is MTDRAAAVTRETGETDIEVRLDVDGDGESEVDTGVGFFDHMLDAFAKHGLFDLTVECDGDLEIDDHHTVEDVAITLGQAFTEALDDKRGIVRYADRKVPLDEAVAGVVVDISGRPYFEFDGEFSQPYIGDFTSHMAEHFAMSLAMNAGLTLHCEVSGDNAHHEVEALFKALARSLDDATRIDERRSDTPSTKGQL, encoded by the coding sequence ATGACCGACCGAGCCGCCGCGGTCACGCGCGAGACCGGAGAGACCGACATCGAGGTGCGCCTCGACGTCGATGGCGACGGCGAGAGCGAGGTCGACACCGGCGTCGGCTTCTTCGACCACATGCTCGACGCGTTCGCCAAACACGGCCTGTTCGACCTCACCGTCGAGTGCGACGGCGACCTGGAGATCGACGACCACCACACGGTCGAGGACGTAGCCATCACCCTCGGCCAGGCGTTCACCGAGGCCCTCGACGACAAGCGCGGTATCGTCCGCTACGCCGACCGGAAGGTCCCGCTGGACGAGGCCGTCGCGGGCGTCGTCGTCGATATCTCCGGGCGTCCGTACTTCGAGTTCGACGGCGAGTTCTCCCAGCCCTACATCGGCGATTTCACGAGCCACATGGCCGAGCACTTCGCGATGTCGCTGGCGATGAACGCCGGGCTGACGCTCCACTGTGAGGTCTCGGGCGACAACGCCCACCACGAGGTCGAGGCGCTGTTCAAAGCGCTGGCGCGCTCGCTCGACGACGCGACCCGCATCGACGAGCGCCGGAGCGACACCCCCAGCACGAAAGGACAGCTCTAG
- a CDS encoding laminin B domain-containing protein, with product MTPVTRRRLLAAASTMVATGLAGCEGNVEFGDNNSTATTQPPPHTITEPVGDATVLPSLGVPLLTDAYTITVRATQTLDGQELDELVITFPETFSLSRSLTYDDVAVRVGGPGSPTRQANINDVRVGSDGTTLTLSPGSSVTLTATDTIVVEFRGVSAPVRTGEYLVGVEVNGAVSDSGAVTIASDFTPRESTFETTTEGWTVVGDVQDGSVFPDRKSGDGDTGSYLSAEDDTTGDVWYWVAPRSFRGSKSPYIGGTLSFSLRQSTTEDQFDAADVVLASDEQVLYHDFGDETAHPGTDWTRYEVPLTPDAWLQETEAGGVSDVPDDGRLDRSEPADRETFESVLGSVETLHIRGEYVDGSDVGDIDSVALTPGPGDEEPTETGS from the coding sequence ATGACACCAGTCACTCGACGACGACTCCTCGCTGCGGCCAGTACGATGGTCGCGACGGGGCTCGCGGGCTGTGAGGGGAACGTGGAGTTCGGCGACAACAACTCGACCGCGACGACGCAGCCACCGCCACACACCATCACCGAGCCGGTGGGCGACGCGACGGTCCTCCCGAGTCTCGGCGTGCCGCTGCTCACCGATGCGTACACCATCACCGTGCGGGCGACCCAGACCCTCGACGGCCAGGAACTGGACGAACTCGTCATCACCTTCCCCGAGACGTTCTCGCTGTCGAGGAGTCTCACCTACGACGACGTGGCGGTCCGGGTCGGCGGCCCGGGGTCGCCGACGCGACAGGCGAACATCAACGATGTGCGGGTCGGCTCGGACGGAACCACCCTCACGCTCTCGCCGGGGTCGTCGGTCACGCTGACGGCGACCGACACCATCGTCGTCGAGTTCCGTGGTGTCTCGGCACCAGTGCGAACCGGCGAGTACCTCGTTGGGGTCGAGGTCAACGGCGCGGTCTCCGACTCGGGGGCGGTCACCATCGCGAGCGACTTCACGCCCCGTGAGAGCACGTTCGAGACCACCACCGAGGGCTGGACCGTGGTCGGCGACGTACAGGACGGCTCGGTGTTCCCGGACCGGAAATCCGGCGACGGCGACACCGGGAGCTACCTGTCGGCGGAGGACGATACGACGGGCGACGTGTGGTACTGGGTCGCGCCGCGGTCGTTCCGCGGGTCGAAATCGCCGTACATCGGCGGGACGCTCTCGTTCTCGCTCCGGCAGTCGACCACCGAGGACCAGTTCGACGCGGCGGACGTGGTGCTGGCGTCGGACGAGCAGGTGCTGTACCACGATTTCGGCGACGAGACCGCCCACCCGGGGACCGACTGGACCCGGTACGAGGTTCCGCTGACGCCGGACGCGTGGCTGCAGGAGACGGAGGCAGGTGGAGTGAGTGACGTGCCGGACGACGGCCGGCTGGACCGCAGCGAACCCGCGGACAGGGAGACGTTCGAATCGGTCCTCGGGTCGGTCGAGACGCTCCACATCCGCGGCGAGTACGTCGACGGCTCCGACGTGGGCGACATCGACAGCGTGGCCCTCACGCCCGGGCCGGGCGACGAGGAACCGACGGAGACGGGTTCCTAG
- a CDS encoding amino acid-binding protein, with protein MFDEIMEKFEGSPSQQAVIRLLLERGFSVNDDGRVVSGGIEIPNTGIAREIGVDRRVVDSTTDAILEDEQLRRIFQNISQVPSLMDLAPVLDLTVLTVEVTDAEQQGIVATVTALLAEHDISIRQTISEDPEFTDEPKLHIVTDQELPGELINEIRNLDFVRKIELQ; from the coding sequence ATGTTCGACGAGATCATGGAGAAGTTCGAGGGCTCCCCGAGCCAGCAGGCCGTCATCCGGCTGTTGCTCGAACGGGGTTTCTCCGTGAACGACGACGGGCGGGTCGTCTCCGGGGGTATCGAGATTCCGAACACGGGCATCGCCCGCGAGATCGGCGTGGACCGACGGGTCGTGGACTCGACGACGGACGCCATCCTCGAGGACGAACAGCTCCGACGCATCTTCCAGAACATCTCGCAGGTGCCGAGCCTGATGGACCTCGCGCCCGTGCTCGACCTCACCGTCCTGACGGTCGAGGTGACCGACGCCGAACAGCAGGGCATCGTCGCGACCGTCACCGCCCTGCTGGCCGAACACGACATCTCCATCCGCCAGACCATCAGCGAGGACCCCGAGTTCACCGACGAGCCGAAACTCCACATCGTCACCGACCAGGAGCTCCCCGGCGAGCTCATCAACGAGATACGCAACCTCGACTTCGTCCGCAAGATCGAGCTGCAGTAG
- a CDS encoding YigZ family protein translates to MTETFNTIAGPGEARFEVRGSEFIGHVRPVDTVADAEAFIQSVAAEYDDATHNVPAYRVRADPLREWSSDDGEPTSSAGKPALNVLAQRDIENVVAVVTRYYGGTNLGVGGLVRAYSRAVKEAVDAAGVVEERPHERFDITVDYDDSGSVRGILESAGVEFDADYEARVSFDVRVAVADGDDLRDRIRSATSGRAEISD, encoded by the coding sequence GTGACCGAGACCTTCAACACCATTGCGGGGCCCGGCGAAGCCCGCTTCGAGGTTCGAGGCTCGGAGTTCATCGGCCACGTCAGACCCGTCGACACCGTCGCGGACGCCGAGGCGTTCATCCAGTCCGTCGCGGCCGAGTACGACGACGCGACCCACAACGTGCCCGCCTACCGGGTCCGCGCCGACCCGCTCCGCGAGTGGTCGAGCGACGACGGCGAACCTACGAGTTCGGCCGGGAAACCCGCCCTGAACGTCCTCGCCCAGCGCGACATCGAGAACGTCGTCGCGGTCGTCACCCGCTACTACGGCGGGACGAACCTCGGCGTCGGCGGGCTGGTCCGGGCGTATTCGAGAGCGGTCAAGGAGGCCGTCGACGCTGCCGGCGTGGTCGAGGAACGCCCCCACGAACGGTTCGACATCACGGTCGACTACGACGATTCCGGCTCTGTCCGAGGTATCCTCGAATCCGCAGGCGTCGAGTTCGACGCCGACTACGAGGCCCGCGTCAGCTTCGACGTGCGCGTCGCGGTCGCCGACGGCGACGACCTGCGCGACCGCATCCGCAGTGCGACGAGCGGACGCGCCGAGATATCGGACTAA
- a CDS encoding S9 family peptidase, whose protein sequence is MQTVEPADYRDLALASSPAVSPGGERVAFVRTVPRDDESYEATVYVAPVGGDEPERFTLSEGVDAEPTWSPSGDRLAFVSTRGEDDDRQQLWVLDADGGEARQVTSVVGGVNSITWSPDGERIAFLQQVTREDRDEDRDRHVDSEYEPEEPDPRVIDRTVYRAGAQYTDGRRTHVYGVDLTDDAVRRLTTGDVDHVGVDWVDTETLYYGRKVGEDPDDSLTIEIFEQDLETGTETSLTTDTSWGTPLRATSDGRVAYFHTPAERSTLRQTEVRVFDPGTGTTHTPTAGLDRTMAYDADICWGHDEERLYFPTPEAGSVVLRRVRWDEGESADDTTIVAGSGMHLTDFDVGRDVAAFAASEWDHPGDVFLSTPGGGEGTRLTRLNSGYLDDRAVCQPEELSFENPDGDEIQGWLLTPPDFDPDETYPLVVEVHGGPHVMWSPSDTMWHEFQSLAAAGYCVFFCNPRGSAGYGEAFMAAIERNWGAVTSADVLAGLDAVCARDSIDAENVFLTGGSFGGYMTAWLAGHSDRFRATVAQRGVYDLLGFYGSTDVAYKLVEGDFGTRPWDDPEFLWEHSPAAHAETIDAPTLVMHAENDFRVPIDGAELLFRFLRKAGTPTRFVRYPREGHELSRSGEPAHVVDRIERIQRWFDGYSDYRDVPPALERDRDAGLSAAEDDAE, encoded by the coding sequence ATGCAGACCGTCGAACCCGCTGACTATCGCGATCTCGCGCTCGCCTCGTCTCCTGCGGTCTCTCCCGGTGGCGAGCGCGTCGCGTTCGTCCGGACGGTACCGAGAGACGACGAGTCCTACGAGGCCACGGTGTACGTCGCGCCGGTCGGCGGCGACGAACCCGAGCGGTTCACGCTCTCAGAGGGCGTCGACGCGGAACCGACGTGGAGCCCGTCCGGCGACCGCCTCGCGTTCGTCAGCACCCGCGGCGAGGACGACGACCGCCAGCAGCTCTGGGTGCTGGACGCCGACGGCGGCGAGGCCCGCCAGGTCACGTCGGTCGTCGGCGGGGTCAACTCCATCACCTGGAGCCCGGACGGCGAGCGCATCGCCTTCCTCCAGCAGGTGACCCGCGAGGACCGCGACGAGGACCGCGACCGACACGTCGATTCCGAGTACGAGCCCGAGGAGCCCGACCCGCGGGTCATCGACCGGACGGTCTACCGCGCCGGCGCACAGTACACCGACGGCCGGCGAACGCACGTCTACGGCGTCGACCTCACCGACGACGCGGTCCGTCGGCTCACGACCGGTGACGTCGACCACGTCGGCGTCGACTGGGTCGACACCGAGACGCTGTACTACGGTCGGAAGGTCGGCGAGGACCCCGACGACTCGCTCACCATCGAGATATTCGAGCAGGACCTCGAGACGGGGACCGAGACCAGCCTGACCACCGACACCAGCTGGGGAACGCCGCTCCGGGCGACGAGCGACGGCCGGGTCGCGTACTTCCACACGCCCGCCGAGCGGTCGACGCTACGCCAGACCGAGGTTCGCGTGTTCGACCCCGGAACCGGGACGACCCACACCCCGACCGCCGGCCTCGACCGGACGATGGCCTACGACGCCGACATCTGCTGGGGCCACGACGAAGAACGGCTCTACTTCCCGACGCCGGAGGCCGGCTCGGTCGTACTCCGGCGGGTCCGGTGGGACGAGGGCGAGTCCGCGGACGACACGACCATTGTCGCCGGAAGCGGCATGCACCTCACCGACTTCGACGTGGGCCGGGACGTTGCCGCGTTCGCCGCCAGCGAGTGGGACCACCCCGGCGACGTGTTCCTCTCGACGCCCGGCGGCGGCGAAGGTACTCGATTGACGCGGCTCAACTCGGGGTACCTCGACGACCGCGCCGTCTGCCAGCCGGAGGAACTCAGCTTCGAGAACCCGGATGGCGACGAGATACAGGGCTGGCTGCTCACGCCGCCGGATTTCGACCCCGACGAGACCTACCCCCTCGTGGTCGAGGTCCACGGCGGCCCCCACGTCATGTGGTCGCCCTCGGACACGATGTGGCACGAGTTCCAGTCGCTGGCGGCCGCCGGCTACTGCGTCTTCTTCTGCAATCCACGCGGCTCCGCGGGCTACGGCGAGGCGTTCATGGCCGCCATCGAGCGCAACTGGGGCGCGGTGACGAGCGCGGACGTGCTCGCGGGGCTCGACGCGGTCTGTGCCCGTGACAGCATCGACGCCGAGAACGTCTTCCTCACCGGCGGCTCCTTCGGCGGCTACATGACCGCCTGGCTGGCCGGTCACAGTGACCGCTTCCGGGCCACCGTCGCCCAGCGCGGCGTGTACGACCTGCTCGGGTTCTACGGCTCGACCGACGTGGCGTACAAGCTGGTCGAGGGCGACTTCGGCACGCGCCCGTGGGACGACCCCGAGTTCCTCTGGGAGCACTCGCCGGCCGCCCACGCCGAGACCATCGACGCGCCGACGCTGGTCATGCACGCCGAGAACGACTTCCGGGTGCCTATCGACGGCGCGGAGCTGCTGTTCCGGTTCCTCCGGAAGGCCGGCACCCCGACCCGGTTCGTGCGCTACCCGCGCGAGGGCCACGAACTCTCGCGCTCGGGTGAACCCGCCCACGTCGTCGACCGCATCGAGCGCATCCAGCGCTGGTTCGACGGCTACTCCGACTACCGGGACGTGCCACCCGCGCTCGAGCGCGACCGCGACGCCGGGCTCTCGGCGGCCGAGGACGACGCGGAGTGA